TCTGAACGCTCACTACAAGAGTGGCAAAGTCTGGGCGTCAGACGTGCTGATGGCACAGATTTACCAAAAGTGAATATTAGCGCAGCTTTGGTGATGCCTGATGACATGAATGGCCGTATGTATTTGGCGTATAATAATTACAAAGCACTGATGAACTGGAACCGCAGTTATTACTTTGCCACCAGTGTAGGGTATTTATCAGACCGCATTGGCTATCCGAAAATTTAGTTTTTAATTAAACGAGCCAAATAAAAAAGGCAGCGTGCGGGCTGCCTTTTTGGTTGGGCTAATGCAAGTGAAAATCAGTAGTAGCTCAGGTCCTGTGTCTTTCCCCAGAAAACCCGATAAGAGAATAGTGTGTAGCCAATTATCGCCGGTACCACTAGTACGACGCCGTATAGCATAAAGGTAAGTGCAGACGGGTCAGCAAGTGCCTTATATATGGTTAATTCACCTGGGACGACATACGGGAAAAAGCTGTAGAGTAGACCAAAAAAGCACAGCAAAAATATCACCACCGTGATAGCAAAGGGCAACCAGCACCCTTGGTTTGGTGTATGTTTGAGCTTGACCAGAACCCTGTCCTGAAGCACAAAAAGTACCATGCAGATAAGAGGCAGTGGCAATAGTAACAGGCTTATTTCGGTGCCAAACCAGCGCGTCTGAACGTAAGTGTTAATAAGTGGGTTTACCACAGAGACTGCTAATACGCCCAGTAAAGCAATGAGATTACTCACCCGGCACCACCGGATAGCCGAGTTTTGTATCTCACCTTCGCATTTCATGATCAACCAAGCGGCACCTATTAAGGTATAAGCTGCTATGACACCAACCCCGCTTAGTGCTGCAAATAGATGGCTTGCCAGACTGTGTTCAAACGACATCACATACAGACCCAGCATATATCCTTGTGAAAATGCGGTGATCAGGCTGCCCAGTTTGAAGCAGCGATCCCAAGTTTCACGGTAGCGTGTTTTGGCCTTGGCACGAAAGTCGAACGCGACGCCCCTTAAAATCAAACCCAGCAACATAAAAGCGATAGGCAGATACAGTGCCTGCAGTATAATTGAATGTGCGGTAGGGAAGGCGATGAGCGCCAGGCCGACAGCCAGTACCAACCAGGTTTCGTTGGCGTCCCAAAATGGGCCAATAGAGGCGATCATCGTATCGGCAGCGGGTTTATTTTTACCCGGTAACAATATACCAACGCCCAAATCATAGCCGTCGAGCACAGCGTACACTATGATGGCAAGGGCCATGAGTGCGCTGTAAAACAAAGCAAGATAGTCAGCACTATACATATTGACCTCCCTGAACTGGTGTTGTCTGGTACTCTTCAACTTCCACGGCATTGCGTGCTGTATAGAACAAGGTTTTAATATACGCTGTGAGTAGCACAGCATAGACAGTGAGATAACCCACTAATGTAAGCAGCACATGCTCTCCAGGGACACTAGTGACTAATTCTTCAATTTTTACTAGTCCATTGACCATAAAAGGTTGGCGTCCTATTTCTGTGACGTACCAGCCTGCTAAAGTTGCAATCCAGCCGGAGAACGTCATAGCAACTAGTATTTTTAGTTGCCAATCTGGCAGCGTTGAACGCCGCCACAATGTGTAGCGGGCCACGGCAGCGACAAGGATCATGAGTACGCCAATCCCTACCATTATCCGAAATCCAAAAAAGACAGGCTTAACCGGTGGGTGTTCACCTTTAAACTCGTTCAGGCCTTTAATTTCACCATCCAACTCATGAGTCAGAATCAAACTCGCCAGGTTAGGAATAGCCACTTCGAAATGGTTCGTTCGGGCAGTTTCATCAGGTATTGCAAATAGCAGTAAAGGCGCGCCTTGTTCTGTCTCCCAGACCCCTTCCATTGCGGCAACTTTTTGGGGCTGATGTTCAAAGGTGTTCAGTCCATGAAGGTCACCAACAAACATCTGCAGTGGTGCCAGCAGTGCAGCAACGCTTAGTGCAACCTTCAAAGTCAGTTTGGGTGCATGTTTGTGATCGTTTTTTAACAGCCGATAGGCGCTAATGCCTGCTACGAGAAATGATGCTGTAAGTCCGCTGGCCAGGAGCATATGAGAAAAGCGATAACCAAATGATGGGTTAAAGATGATCTCAAACCAGCTCTGGGGGTAGAACACCCCATCTACCAGTGTGTATCCAGTGGGCGTTTGTAACCAACTGTTTAAAGAGAGTATCCAGAATGCAGACAGGGTGGTGCCTACCGCCACAATGAGAGTCGAAAAGGTATGCAGACGCGGGCTTACGCGTTTCATACCAAACAACATTATGCCCAGAAAGGTGGCTTCCATAAAAAAGGCGGTGAGCACTTCATAGCCAAGTAAAGGCCCGGCTATATTGCCTATGCGTTCCATAAATCCGGGCCAGTTAGTACCAAATTGGAAAGACATAGTAATGCCGCTCACCACGCCCAGTGCGAAAGTGAGGGCAAAAATTTTAACCCAAAATCGATAGGCTCTGAGCCACACCTGTTCGCCGGTTCGATCGTAACGGAATTTAAAGAAAACCAGGAACCAGGCTAAGGCTATGGTTATGGTTGGAAAAAGAATATGAAAGCTAATATTTGCCGCAAATTGAATACGCGACAACAGTAGGGTATCAAGCATGACGCACCTCGCATATTATATCAGCGCATGCTACGCCTGGGTTAGGCAAAGCAGCCTGGCCGACACGACTGTGTTGCGCGGGGACGAGCCGCGCATTGTAAAGAAATCCTTTTCAAAGCTACTCAGTCAGGATTTTCTGAGTAGCTTATCCTTCAAATCAATCACTTTGCTAACAGATGAACCCAGTTTCATTAAGGATTGCAGTTGTTCAGGCGTAAGCCGTTGCAATTCGGCTGACCACTTTGTCACTGTCTCTAGCAGGTCATGGATAGACTGCATTTGCTCCTGAGCGTATTTTTCTTCTGGTGAATTTGCGCTGTCCAGGATCTGGTCACGCAACAAGGTCAGGGTAGGGTCAATCTCGCGCTTGCGGCGCTCTTCAAAAACTCGGTTTGCCAGGTCCCAGATACTGCCGTTAGGCGAGTAATACTCTTTTCGGTCTCCTGGGATATGGTGGACTTTAACCAGTTGCCATGATTGCAGCTCTTTGATACCCATACTGACATTGCCACGGGAAATCTTGAGCGCTTCTGCAATTTCATTAGCAGTTAGAGGCTTTTCATTGATAACCAGCAAGCCAACCATTTGGCCAATGGTACGATTGAAGCCCCAGCGGCTTCCCATCTCTCCGCAATGGAGAACGAAGTTTTCGATTTTAGGTGATAGCTGCATTTTTAAAGTTTCAGTAATTATTGAAACTTTAATATATAGTGCGTTTTGATTTGGATCAACCCAAATATTCAACTAATTTAATTGCAGTAGAGGCAGGTAAAAATGGGAAGCAGACATACGCTGCTTTCCCATCGGTTGAAGGATGTTCGTTTTAATCCTGAACTGGAGGGCTATTTGGTGTGTTTGCCTGTTTCCCAGCGTTCATTAAGTAGCGTTTCTCCGGCATCAATGGCGCCGGCTTCCAGCGTAGTCGCCATAGAATCATTCCAACGATTGAGATAGCCAAATAGGGCGATAACACCCAATATTTCGACGATTTCACCATCATCCCAGTGCGCCTGCATCGCAGATTCAATGTTCTCATCGACTGCATTAGGAACACTGGAGGCAGCCAGTGCAAACTCAAAAGCGGCTTTTTCAGCGTCATTAAACACATCACTTTCCCTGAATTGCCAAATCTGAGCCAGCCTTTCATCGCTGCCGCCGTAGCGTTGTGCCGCTAAGATAGTATGGGCTTCGCAGTAACGGCATCCTGTGTTGGCGCTGGTGATATAGCCAACCAGTCTTTTTAACTCTGAGGTGACCCGGCCATGGTTTTCCATGACGGCTTTATTCAGATTAATGAATGAACGGGCAATTGCCGGGCGGATTTGCATGGTCAACACGCTGTTAGGACAAAAACCAAGCGTTTCGTTGAAAAACTTGGCTAATTCTGCTACTTCCTGATCGTGCTCTTGTGACAAAGGCTTAACTAAAGGCATACTGGTCTCCTGTAAATGTTCATTATGTTGCATATGCAACAACTATATGTGTAGAGGTACAAATTGTCCAGTGACAATGATATGAAAAATGCCATTGCTAACAGAAAACGTGCGTTGGCAGTAACAAATCCACATAAAGAAGCACTTGATCTGGTTGAGCATGTGCCATTTCAGGTGGCGGTAGTTAGTAACCTGTTATCACTCGATAGGGACCCTGTGATCCGTTCTTTGACTGAGCTGAATACCAGAGAGTTGCGAGTACTGTTGAACGTTGGCTCTTACGGGCCTATCACAGCAGCCGAAGTGAGCTATCAGTCCCGGCTGGACCCCTACTCAGTAACGCGTGCTGTCAATGCCTTACTAAAGCTTGAATTGGTGTGCGCAATGGAACTAACTGGCAAAAGTAAACCCGTAGTATTGACGCAAGCAGGTGAAAAAATCTATCGGGAAGTTACGGTTCATGTGCAGAAAAGAGAAGCAATGCTTACCGAGCATATGTCCGATGATGAAAAGGCACAATTAAGTGCCTTACTGATGAAGTTAGAACTAACCGCAGAAGAAATACTCGCCAATGAAGTCACCGAAATGGAAGCCAAGGGACAAGCAGTGACTCGTGATCATAAGGAAATGCAACGCTGGTATAAACGCAGCAGACAGAGCTAGCTTATTGCTACAAGATATCCATACGGTCGATTTCGACTCTTCGGCTGCTAAAGCGACATTGGCTTGTGTCGTAATCAAATTTATCTAAGTAACGGCCGCTGATGATTTTTGTTGTCGTCGGCTGTGCATTATTTTTTAGTAGTAAAATAAAGTGAGATTCCCCGGCAAGTGTATCGTTTTGGCGAAACTGACGAGAAGAAGTCATCATATGAACGGTTCGTGTGTTACTGCGCGCTTTATTGAAACGGTCGACAATTTCAGTCTTGTTGCCGAGTGAAATATTAAGTTTCTCGACGGTAAAGCGTGCATTATCTGTGAAAAGTGCAGCATATTGACCCTCGTTTCCTTTATCGCGTACTTCCGGGTAGCTATAGACGAGGTCCTGACAGGTTTTTACGTGGGTGGGTTGCTCATAAGTGGTGCATCCACCCAGTAAAAAAAGTATTAGCAGCGAGCGACGATACATGTACAAGGTCCTGTTATAAAATTGTGACTGGATGATTACACAGTTTTATTCAGACGCCAAGTGCTGGGGTAAAAGAGGGTTAATGTTTTTTGTGAGCGGCTTTGCTGGTATTCTTTAATGCCTCGCGTGCTGCAATCATGCGATACCCAAGTGCGCATGCTATATAGGCAAGTACTAATGCACTGCCGGTAAGCAGAGCGTCTTTATCCTGAACAAACATCCACAGCATAGCTAAGGCAATACTTGCGAAAGTAAAGTGTGTGACGAGTGGGTTCATTCGGGTTTTCTTTTTCATTTCGGTAAAACTGAGTTGCTTAAATATCGAACATATTATAAAGCACAGTGCTTAAACATGATAGTAATTTACGTTTTTTATTTCCCTCTATAGTCAAAAAGTGCTGTTTGTTCGCTCGTTTCTCATCCTTTGAGCGATCTACGTTTATGTGCTCAGCTTGTCTGTTGTGATTAAAGGTATGTGTAAGTGGTTTAGGCACAGAGTTTGACCCAGAATAAGTTCTTGCTCCTGCAATATTTTACAATGATGTACGTAGTCATGTTCGTGCTGAAGTTGGAGGGAATAGTGAAAATCATCCGTCGCTGGAAGTTAGACCTGAAACAGCTCATATTATTGCTGGTCAGTGCCGGTATCGCGTTAGCTGTATATAGTGCATTGATGGCTAGCTATCGTGTGCACGAACGAGCTTTTATTAAAGACACACTTGCCGCGAATCAGGCATAC
This window of the Pseudoalteromonas rubra genome carries:
- a CDS encoding nuclear transport factor 2 family protein, with amino-acid sequence MYRRSLLILFLLGGCTTYEQPTHVKTCQDLVYSYPEVRDKGNEGQYAALFTDNARFTVEKLNISLGNKTEIVDRFNKARSNTRTVHMMTSSRQFRQNDTLAGESHFILLLKNNAQPTTTKIISGRYLDKFDYDTSQCRFSSRRVEIDRMDIL
- a CDS encoding cytochrome d ubiquinol oxidase subunit II, encoding MYSADYLALFYSALMALAIIVYAVLDGYDLGVGILLPGKNKPAADTMIASIGPFWDANETWLVLAVGLALIAFPTAHSIILQALYLPIAFMLLGLILRGVAFDFRAKAKTRYRETWDRCFKLGSLITAFSQGYMLGLYVMSFEHSLASHLFAALSGVGVIAAYTLIGAAWLIMKCEGEIQNSAIRWCRVSNLIALLGVLAVSVVNPLINTYVQTRWFGTEISLLLLPLPLICMVLFVLQDRVLVKLKHTPNQGCWLPFAITVVIFLLCFFGLLYSFFPYVVPGELTIYKALADPSALTFMLYGVVLVVPAIIGYTLFSYRVFWGKTQDLSYY
- a CDS encoding cytochrome ubiquinol oxidase subunit I; protein product: MLDTLLLSRIQFAANISFHILFPTITIALAWFLVFFKFRYDRTGEQVWLRAYRFWVKIFALTFALGVVSGITMSFQFGTNWPGFMERIGNIAGPLLGYEVLTAFFMEATFLGIMLFGMKRVSPRLHTFSTLIVAVGTTLSAFWILSLNSWLQTPTGYTLVDGVFYPQSWFEIIFNPSFGYRFSHMLLASGLTASFLVAGISAYRLLKNDHKHAPKLTLKVALSVAALLAPLQMFVGDLHGLNTFEHQPQKVAAMEGVWETEQGAPLLLFAIPDETARTNHFEVAIPNLASLILTHELDGEIKGLNEFKGEHPPVKPVFFGFRIMVGIGVLMILVAAVARYTLWRRSTLPDWQLKILVAMTFSGWIATLAGWYVTEIGRQPFMVNGLVKIEELVTSVPGEHVLLTLVGYLTVYAVLLTAYIKTLFYTARNAVEVEEYQTTPVQGGQYV
- a CDS encoding MarR family winged helix-turn-helix transcriptional regulator — its product is MKNAIANRKRALAVTNPHKEALDLVEHVPFQVAVVSNLLSLDRDPVIRSLTELNTRELRVLLNVGSYGPITAAEVSYQSRLDPYSVTRAVNALLKLELVCAMELTGKSKPVVLTQAGEKIYREVTVHVQKREAMLTEHMSDDEKAQLSALLMKLELTAEEILANEVTEMEAKGQAVTRDHKEMQRWYKRSRQS
- a CDS encoding GbsR/MarR family transcriptional regulator, translated to MQLSPKIENFVLHCGEMGSRWGFNRTIGQMVGLLVINEKPLTANEIAEALKISRGNVSMGIKELQSWQLVKVHHIPGDRKEYYSPNGSIWDLANRVFEERRKREIDPTLTLLRDQILDSANSPEEKYAQEQMQSIHDLLETVTKWSAELQRLTPEQLQSLMKLGSSVSKVIDLKDKLLRKS
- a CDS encoding carboxymuconolactone decarboxylase family protein — protein: MPLVKPLSQEHDQEVAELAKFFNETLGFCPNSVLTMQIRPAIARSFINLNKAVMENHGRVTSELKRLVGYITSANTGCRYCEAHTILAAQRYGGSDERLAQIWQFRESDVFNDAEKAAFEFALAASSVPNAVDENIESAMQAHWDDGEIVEILGVIALFGYLNRWNDSMATTLEAGAIDAGETLLNERWETGKHTK